In Carassius gibelio isolate Cgi1373 ecotype wild population from Czech Republic chromosome B19, carGib1.2-hapl.c, whole genome shotgun sequence, one DNA window encodes the following:
- the LOC127978973 gene encoding adenylyl cyclase-associated protein 2 isoform X2: MEAFDNLLSGSVSEYLRTSTAIGGDVAKHAEMVSNALQVQRAFLKMTMTHKEPAKTEMADLLRPISDQIQEVQNFREKNRGSSLFNHLSAVSESIPALGWVAVCQKPGPYVKEMNDAAMFYTNRVLKDYKDTDPRHVEWVRSYLSIWTELQTYIKDHHTTGIIWNKTGPVATPSLFSAACDGPCPPPPPPPPPGPPPMFMDDSPKPEDTSAQHSALFAQLNQGEAITKGLKHVSDEQKTHKNPNLRSQEGKTHQGSPAKSQNPSSSAKKHSPVLELEGKKWRVEHQEKSHDLVIEETELRQVVYVFSCSNSTLQIKGKVNSIIVDNCKKLGLVFDSVVGIAEIINSRDIQLQVMGKVPTISINKTEGCHVYLSKASLDCEIVSAKSSEMNVLVPEGEDDYREFPIPEQFKTLWDGSSLVTEPTKIAG, encoded by the exons GCAGAGATGGTGAGCAATGCCCTTCAGGTCCAGCGTGCTTTCCTCAAAATGACCATGACACATAAGGAACCGGCAAAG ACAGAGATGGCTGACCTCCTCAGACCCATCTCTGACCAGATCCAGGAGGTCCAGAATTTCCGGGAGAAGAACCGCGGCAGCAGCCTGTTCAACCACCTGTCTGCCGTGAGCGAGAGCATCCCCGCTCTGGGCTGGGTGGCTGTG TGCCAGAAACCAGGGCCGTATGTGAAGGAGATGAATGATGCTGCAATGTTCTACACAAACAGAGTCCTGAAAGATTACAAAGACAC TGACCCCCGTCATGTTGAGTGGGTTCGTTCCTATCTGAGCATCTGGACTGAACTTCAGACCTACATTAAAGACCACCACACCACTGGAATCATCTGGAACAAGACT GGTCCTGTAGCCACTCCCTCACTGTTCAGTGCTGCTTGTGATGGTCCTTGCccccctcctcctccccctccaccACCAGGTCCTCCTCCGATGTTCATGGATGACAGCCCCAAACCCGAGGACACATCAGCCCAGCACTCAGCTCTGTTTGCACAGCTCAACCAGGGAGAGGCCATCACTAAAG GTTTGAAGCATGTGTCTGACGAGCAGAAGACCCATAAGAACCCCAACCTGCGCTCTCAGGAAGGGAAGACACACCAGGGATCCCCTGCCAAGAGTCAGAACCCCAGCTCGTCTGCCAAAAAACATTCCCCCGTGCTGGAGCTGGAAGGAAAGAAGTGGAGGGTG GAGCACCAGGAGAAGTCTCATGACCTGGTGATAGAGGAGACCGAGCTCAGACAGGTGGTTTATGTCTTTAGCTGTAGCAACTCCACACTCCAGATCAAAGGCAAAGTCAACTCCATCATAGTGG ATAACTGTAAGAAGCTGGGACTGGTGTTTGACAGTGTGGTGGGCATCGCTGAGATCATCAACTCCAGAGACATTCAGCTTCAG GTAATGGGGAAAGTTCCTACTATTTCCATTAACAAGACTGAGGGGTGCCATGTCTACCTGAGCAAGGCTTCACTTGACTGTGAGATTGTCAGTGCCAAGAGCTCTGAGATGAACGTCCTCGTTCCTGAGGGAGAAGATGattat AGGGAGTTTCCAATCCCAGAGCAGTTTAAAACGCTGTGGGACGGCTCCAGCCTGGTGACAGAGCCCACAAAGATTGCTGGTTGA